The Acropora palmata chromosome 10, jaAcrPala1.3, whole genome shotgun sequence genome contains a region encoding:
- the LOC141893989 gene encoding E3 ubiquitin-protein ligase ZNRF3-like, with amino-acid sequence MKNCSALSWALLLLYLHAWLSSTLALERALVEVVIYEHSSGGDYTTYTYELEGSFSNAGTATSAEGDILEVHPLGLCNTSEDGDLYEYGWVGVVRLTPPDDLNKPCFTLFEKVRRAIQRGATAIIFDISDYPDAAKELNAANTKIARPVVLINGKDAKKLTNIIKNQKVSRARIQYSVAGYTPQRASNEYFDMVIFMTFFILVSIVCFILLLKIKWRQKQKESSLTRMALHALSRMETRKYHSETMESSSSSEENRNLSDAESTLSTQLESTNAKCVICLEKFKNGQDVRIVPCQHEFHKECVDPWLLSNYTCPLCMLNIVEREGITNKPRRTRHWFSRRCGRCLTTTGSIRSSVSSVGQYTPEIPSQTYSSNQFVSSESENNDNNTRSSVVDLSSQSMQRCQVEDSKSLQEQRTNCENDYVSLSSLRSTNFEGTTSPYEDRKCYTHQLVVVAPITKDMMDVSQEDIV; translated from the exons ATGAAGAATTGCTCAGCGCTTAGTTGGGCTTTACTACTGCTATATCTTCACGCGTGGTTGAGTTCAACCCTCGCATTGGAGAGGGCTCTAGTGGAAGTTGTAATCTACGAACATTCGTCCGGCGGAGACTACACGACCTATACCTACGAGCTAGAAGGCAGTTTTTCGAACGCAGGGACCGCAACCAGCGCTGAAGGGGACATCCTCGAG GTTCACCCTCTTGGTCTGTGTAACACATCCGAGGATGGTGATTTGTACGAGTATGGCTGGGTGGGGGTAGTGAGGCTGACCCCCCCTGATGACTTGAATAAGCCATGTTTTACTCTCTTCGAAAAG GTCAGAAGAGCAATACAGCGTGGTGCAACTGCAATTATATTCGATATCAGCGATTATCCAGATGCAGCAAAAGAG CTGAATGCTGCGAATACAAAGATTGCCCGACCTGTTGTGTTGATAAATGGAAAGGATGCCAAGAAGCTGACAAACATCATAAAGAA CCAAAAAGTTTCCAGAGCAAGAATTCAATACAGTGTCGCTGGCTACACTCCCCAG AGAGCGTCTAATGAATATTTTGACATGGTGATCTTCATGACATTTTTTATCCTGGTGTCCATTGTTTGTTTCATCTTATTATTAAAG ATTAAATGGAGGCAAAAGCAGAAGGAG TCTTCACTCACAAGAATGGCTCTACATGCCTTATCAAGAATGGAGACTAGAAAATATCACAGTGAAACCATGGAATCATCAAGCTCTAGCGAAGAAAATAGAAACCTTAGTGATGCAGAAAGCACTCTGTCCACACAGTTGGAGTCAACCAATGCAAAATGTGTCATATGCTTAGAGAAATTCAAGAATGGTCAG GACGTTAGAATTGTTCCCTGCCAACACGAGTTCCACAAAGAATGTGTGGACCCGTGGCTTTTGTCAAATTATACATGCCCTTTGTGCATGTTGAATATAGTAG aaaGAGAAGGgataacaaacaaaccaagGAGAACTCGTCATTGGTTCTCTAGACGCTGTGGAAGGTGTTTAACTACCACAGGCAGTATACGCTCGTCTGTGAGTAGTGTAGGACAATACACACCCGAAATTCCGTCACAAACTTACTCTTCAAATCAGTTTGTTTCAAGTGAATCCgaaaacaacgacaacaacacaCGATCGTCTGTTGTGGATTTGTCATCTCAGTCAATGCAAAGATGTCAAGTTGAGGATAGTAAGAGTTTACAAGAGCAAAGAACGAACTGTGAAAATGATTATGTCTCATTGAGCTCTCTAAGAAGTACAAACTTTGAAGGAACTACGTCGCCATACGAGGATAGAAAATGTTACACGCATCAGCTTGTTGTGGTGGCGCCAATCACTA AAGATATGATGGATGTGTCGCAGGAGGACATCGTATGA
- the LOC141893993 gene encoding RING finger protein 215-like, whose translation MFSLRVSLSRCFHCLLQILCFTMVILGEVDKAFVDVISQSEGGQQNSSLAASIVGRFARVGAIKQVEGELKEMDNNNCESEDPDQSVDELQQTDEAQHWIGIIHIAASEYYNSHGSKSCSVLDRVKNAMFLGASAIIIITLNQRVLKKLDLIQMFTKPIITVNGTHNVSKVMNAIKSGKQKLRARISHNSSLGELKFFSTLTLWATCGRPSGWEGVVCLGNPKKAAAEGFNSHFIGTSGFFASVLFCLVVFKTQLSELLHNYWISKKEEMLRQEAMEAIAKLRIRKIRKSNSHGTTSAAKQQEQEKTEREICAVCLDKFRNNQRVRTLPCDHEFHCKCVDRWLLAKRTCPLCKGNIIESLANLSQVANGNESMDNNRIDTGRLSQGAASQNEHLLVDCRSLHSDVSSKGSNLIRNRR comes from the exons ATGTTTTCTCTTCGAGTTTCCCTTTCGAGATGCTTTCACTGCCTTCTACAAATACTTTGTTTCACAATGGTGATTTTGGGAGAAGTTGACAAGGCATTTGTTGATGTCATTTCTCAAAGTGAAGGTGGGCAACAAAATAGCTCTTTAGCCGCCAGCATTGTTGGTAGATTTGCCCGTGTTGGTGCGATTAAACAAGTGGAAGGAGAGTTAAAAGAG atggataataataattgtgagtCAGAGGACCCTGATCAAAGTGTGGATGAGTTGCAGCAAACGGATGAGGCACAGCACTGGATTGGCATCATACATATTGCCGCATCTGAATATTACAATTCTCATGGATCAAAGTCTTGTTCTGTCTTAGATAGG GTAAAGAATGCAATGTTTCTTGGGGCATcagcaataataatcatcacaTTGAATCAAAGGGTGTTAAAAAAG CTTGACCTAATACAGATGTTTACAAAACCCATTATTACAGTAAATGGAACTCACAATGTCTCTAAAGTAATGAATGCTATCAAGAG CGGGAAGCAGAAGCTAAGGGCAAGGATTTCTCACAATTCATCTCTTGGTGAATTAAAA TTTTTCTCCACTTTGACGCTCTGGGCTACCTGTGGTCGTCCAAGCGGATGGGAAGGAGTAGTTTGTCTTGGGAACCCTAAGAAAGCCGCTGCTGAG GGCTTCAACTCTCATTTCATTGGTACGTCAGGATTCTTTGCGTCTGTGTTGTTTTGCCTTGTAGTCTTTAAG ACCCAGCTTAGTGAGCTGTTACACAACTATTGGATTTCAAAGAAGGAG GAAATGTTGAGACAAGAGGCAATGGAAGCtatagcaaaattaagaataagaaaaattaGAAAGTCAAATTCGCATGGTACAACTAGTGCTGCCAAGCAGCAAGAACAAGAAAAGACTGAGCGAGAAATCTGCGCAGTTTGCTTGGACAAGTTTCGCAATAATCAG CGTGTGCGCACATTGCCCTGTGATCACGAGTTTCACTGCAAATGCGTAGATCGATGGTTGCTGGCGAAAAGGACCTGCCCTCTCTGCAAGGGAAATATTATAG AGAGCCTTGCAAACCTGAGTCAAGTTGCCAACGGAAACGAGTCGATGGACAACAACAGAATTGATACTGGACGCCTATCACAAGGTGCAGCCTCACAGAATGAACACTTATTGGTGGACTGTAGATCGCTACATTCCGATGTGAGCTCCAAAGGCTCGAATTTGATCAGGAATCGTAGATAA
- the LOC141893999 gene encoding uncharacterized protein LOC141893999 has translation MSQTLDEFDQPTPTSISYCHKISSEEFDLQSAQTTKDALHDLMKHLEQRPQEFYDIIRRKKADNLQVLQFVKVKVMNKFKDRYLEKYFPEEQCRQELDTLKTQMASAFDYAQEGKKTGVRFSKRLAEKKRIQQPLCTSTPRNPASMPPPPPPPPPIMYAKNNEEISPVMNQSRIKQPVNSEVATPSGTFQHEVKMIQSIRSVQARRRLHDRNSNVDSEELKRPRLRVHSIEQGDLKAAKNKLKKRKIPVPEKENQAVGCKRQDTFTMFNTKLLEKFKNARSSPGDVSPSGRIDVSDSGFESP, from the exons ATGTCGCAAACACTGGACGAATTTGATCAACCCACACCTACCTCGATCAGTTATTGCCACAAGATCTCAAGCGAAGAGTTTGATCTCCAGTCAGCGCAGACAACGAAAGATGCGTTACACGATTTGATGAAGCATCTCGAACAAAGACCGCAGGAATTTTACGACAttatcagaagaaaaaaagcagaCAATCTCCAAGTGCTCCAGTTTGTTAAAGTTAAGGTTATGAACAAGTTTAAGGACCGGTATTTGGAGAAGTATTTTCCCGAGGAACAATGTAGGCAAGAGCTTGACACCTTGAAGACACAAATGGCTTCTGCTTTCGATTATGCCCAGG AGGGAAAGAAGACAGGTGTGAGATTTTCCAAAAGACTTGCTGAGAAGAAGCGGATACAACAACCGCTGTGCACAAGTACCCCCAGGAATCCTGCATCCATGCCtccaccccctcccccaccaCCACCAATCATG TATGCTAAAAACAATGAAGAAATTTCTCCAGTGATGAATCAATCAAG GATTAAGCAGCCAGTTAATAGTGAGGTTGCCACCCCCTCTGGAACGTTTCAACATGAAGTAAAGATGATTCAATCGATCcgcagcgtgcaagcaagaaGAAGGCTGCATGATAGAAACTCAAATGTTGACAG TGAAGAATTAAAGAGACCTCGCCTTCGTGTACATTCAATAGAGCAGGGAGATCTCAAAGCCgccaaaaacaaattaaagaaaagaaaaatacc AGTTccagaaaaggaaaaccagGCTGTGGGCTGCAAGCGACAAGACACATTTACAATGTTTAATACAAAGCTGCTGGAAAAGTTCAAGAATGCTCGCAGCTCTCCGGGCGACGTCAGTCCTTCTGGGCGAATTGACGTTAGCGATTCGGGTTTTGAAAGCCCCTGA